The following are from one region of the Nitrospiria bacterium genome:
- a CDS encoding ATP-binding protein: MKGEPMPGGYRFEIGDNGIGFDMKHKDKIWELFSRLVKDEDYPGTGAGLSIVKKLVEKQGGKVWVESQPGQGSRFYVEIQN; this comes from the coding sequence ATTAAAGGGGAACCCATGCCAGGGGGGTATCGGTTTGAAATTGGGGACAATGGAATAGGGTTCGATATGAAGCACAAAGATAAAATATGGGAGCTTTTTTCCCGTTTAGTCAAGGATGAGGATTACCCTGGGACGGGTGCCGGCCTGTCCATTGTAAAAAAGTTAGTGGAAAAACAGGGGGGTAAGGTTTGGGTGGAGTCCCAACCAGGGCAAGGATCACGTTTTTATGTTGAAATTCAAAATTAA